The Bombus terrestris chromosome 9, iyBomTerr1.2, whole genome shotgun sequence genome contains a region encoding:
- the LOC100644297 gene encoding PRKR-interacting protein 1 homolog, giving the protein MSENKEKEEEKPVVAKTAIDLQRLKLQKLMKNPEKPIILPERPKAKSTPTVPEFVRNVMGSSAGAGSGEFHVYRHLRRKEYARQKFIQEKGHKELLDEEYHRKIEENKRIAEEITAKKRAKRLKKKQKWKQKKKMKTGNVEQHNKSANTDSDEESLDEEETGDKNDNEVQNISNNKVKDTSSINLDENQSKQSNTPVNT; this is encoded by the exons atgtcagaaaataaagaaaaagaagaagaaaaacctGTTGTTGCAAAGACAGCAATTGATTTGCAACGCTTAAAACttcaaaaattaatgaaaaatccg GAAAAGCCTATCATATTACCAGAACGGCCTAAAGCTAAAAGTACACCTACAGTACCGGAATTTGTTCGTAATGTAATGGGTAGCAGTGCTGGTGCTGGTAGTGGAGAATTTCATGTATACAGACATTTAAGGCGTAAagaatatgcaaggcaaaaatTTATTCAAGAAAAAGGTCACAag GAACTTTTAGATGAAGAATACCACAGAAAgattgaagaaaataaaagaatagcTGAGGAAATAACTGCAAAGAAAAGAGCaaaaagattaaagaaaaaacagaaatggaaacaaaagaaaaagatgaagaCTGGAAATGTAGAACAGCATAACAAAAGTGCAAATACTGATTCAGATGAAGAAAGTTTAGATGAAGAAGAGACAGGAGATAAAAATGATAATGAGGTCCaaaatatatctaataataaaGTTAAAGATACAAGTTCTATAAATTTAGATGAGAATCAGTCTAAACAATCAAATACTCctgtaaatacataa
- the LOC100643973 gene encoding HEAT repeat-containing protein 6 isoform X1 produces the protein MALTQVDSTDYITKFDCIVEKLLVLTKRRKDNETKLINNYLYDLNNLDYRYLTSLNNDAVQLLIEQLCIIITPAETVLIQNFCKLLVNIAQNNIELQEQTFIYCNEWIIEVFKSALPITHNNMLLTLKSLLTNKQFGNINHYLKLLIEDDQLLKKYLNLSHVQWSEIHYSAISCLEGILLSYNNTFIAKELIYIIKDITLDIVSSSLYLNENKYYHTKILCSCLHILQIIAVNEMLPHSIDFMGEILGVVQAFLFYGLKDYPLIKPQLLRPAVMNLPERIHIIPKCKNLKNHKAKVRKQPIKKVGTEVKNNTVPECKGVSLYSSDSDTSDTESNNSVFMDSKVRLESVRLLQVLVENSPSREIFGFWPQIVATGSQSNARVLTRSILKECVSKVKQHMLSTLTELLVDAKPFLMHAEDVHHTSFITFFGIVCLMIKELHFTLCLILNGETNVAVLTHGLKCAAALVQGTPYTRLKTGLVTKLMRNCRPYIFHKDPTVRVAALSVFEAIASCDPVTPEIFEILVKQSAVNIASDQPVNISVSDNTEEDEEGEEEIDIEDLKNNLIHEYNNELFKETNICFLIHVCLENISNKIMSTPVRLQSLKLIGRMAFSTGSLVFPHTELITMTLVGIIQDSETQIILHACRALEIMAGCLMNIDSEDKNVSIFWNIIFDPITSLLQHPQTIIREAACDCLGSINSIIFAQLQRQKAVLIITILFGAVRDKESAVRAAGLRALGMLVTLPALKEETGFLMDLADIVCLTADDKNLGVRIKGAWALANLCNCLSKETNHKEVEPIPLEMLLPQIYQVSIKASKDNDKVKCNAVRALGSILYLCPNKHILKDASSGLEALINCATVGNDMKVRWNACRALGLVLSNNPDNILQPSWRDQVFPVLCNLICDSPNFKVRTNAAWALYSCNSYGKYIITLWKSLILAFENSQHVPSYIEYPHRDALIQQLCLTLSHVATCTEVSDLQNLWTEISEHVDDVSNYVKQFQDIIVPEKMGDLIKAKSQLEKYMRSASLLEERKIAQVLASIFERTKRYDNLDSAVLT, from the exons atggcTTTAACACAAGTTGATTCTACAGATTATATCACTAAATTTGATTGTATAGTAGAAAAACTACTTGTATTGACAAAAAGGAGGAAAGATAATGAAACAAAGTTGATCAACAATTACCTTTATGATCTCAATAATCTTGATTATCGATATTTGACAAGTTTAAATAATGAT GCAGTGCAATTGCTGATTGAACAATTATGTATTATCATTACGCCTGCAGAAACTGTTTTGAtacaaaatttttgtaaattattagtCAATATAGCTCAAAACAATATTGAGCTTCAAGAACAAACATTTATATATTGCAACGAATGGATTATAGAAGTTTTTAAATCTGCCTTACCAATTACGCATAATAATATGCTTTTAACCTTAAAAAgtttattaacaaataaacaatttggTAATATTAATCAT tatttgaaattattaattgaagATGATCAGTTActaaaaaagtatttaaatctGTCTCATGTACAATGGTCTGAAATTCACTATAGTGCAATTAGTTGTTTAGAAGGAATTTTACTGAGCTATAATAACACTTTCATAGCAAAAGAATTGATATATATCATTAAAGATATCACACTAGAtattgtttcttcttctttatatttaaatgagaataaatattatcatacGAAA atattatGTTCGTGCTTACATATTCTGCAAATAATAGCAGTTAATGAAATGTTGCCACATTCCATTGATTTTATGGGAGAAATTTTGGGAGTAGTGcaagcatttttattttatggtcTCAAGGATTATCCTCTCATAAAACCACAGCTACTTCGTCCTGCAGTAATGAATCTTCCAGAACGAATTCATATAATTCCTAAATGTAAGAATTTGAAGAATCACAAAgcaaaagtaagaaaacaaccaATTAAAAAGGTTGGTACTGAAGTAAAAAATAACACTGTACCAGAATGCAAAGGAGTTAGCTTATATTCAAGTGATTCTGATACCTCAGATACTGAAAGTAATAATTCTGTCTTTATGGATTCTAAAGTAAGATTAGAATCTGTACGGTTACTACAAGTACTCGTTGAGAATTCACCAAGTCGTGAAATATTTGGATTTTGGCCACAAATTGTTGCCACTGGATCACAAAGCAATGCTAGAGTATTGACTAGAAGTATTCTAAAGGAATGTGTATCTAAAGTGAAGCAACATATGCTAAGCACACTAACAGAATTATTGGTAGATGCTAAACCTTTTCTAATGCATGCAGAAGATGTTCATCATACATCTTTTATTACCTTTTTTGGCATAGTATGCCTAATGATAAAAGAATTGCATTTCACattatgtttgattttaaatggtGAAACAAATGTAGCTGTTTTAACTCATGGTTTAAAATGTGCTGCTGCTTTAGTTCAAGGCACACCATATACACGTTTGAAAACAGGACTTGTTACAAAATTAATGAGAAATTGTAGACCATACATATTTCACAAAG ATCCAACAGTTCGTGTTGCTGCACTGTCAGTTTTTGAAGCTATTGCTTCCTGTGATCCAGTAACCccagaaatatttgaaatactcGTAAAGCAATCTGCTGTAAACATAGCATCAGATCAACCTGTGAATATTTCAGTTAGTGACAATacagaagaagatgaagaaggagaagaagagatAGATATTGAAGatctgaaaaataatttgatacATGAATACAATAATGAATTAttcaaagaaacaaatatttgttttctaATTCATGTTTGTTtggaaaatatatcaaataag ATAATGAGTACACCTGTTCGTCTTCAATCACTAAAATTAATTGGTAGAATGGCATTTAGTACTGGAAGTCTTGTGTTTCCACATACAGAGTTAATTACAATGACTTTAGTAGGAATCATACAAGATTCTGAAACACAAATAATCTTACACGCTTGTCGTGCTCTAGAAATTATGGCTGGTTGTCTCATGAATATTGATTCAGAggataaaaatgtttcaatattttggaatattatatttgatCCTATAACGTCCCTTCTTCAACATCCACAAACAATAATAAGAGAAGCTGCATGTGATTGTCTAGGCAGtattaattctattatatttgCCCAACTTCAG AGACAGAAAGCAGTTTTAatcattacaatattatttgGCGCAGTACGTGATAAAGAAAGTGCTGTAAGAGCTGCTGGATTGCGAGCATTAGGAATGTTAGTCACATTACCTGCATTGAAAGAAGAAACTGGGTTTTTAATGGATTTAGCTGATATAGTTTGTTTAACTGCTGATGATAAAAATCTTGGCGTTCGTATCAAGGGAGCCTGGGCATTAGCTAATTTATGCAATTGCCTCTCTAAAGAAAC AAATCACAAAGAAGTAGAACCTATTCCTTTGGAAATGTTATTACCACAAATTTATCAAGTCAGTATTAAAGCATCTAAGGACAATGATAAAGTAAAATGCAATGCTGTTCGGGCTCTTGGAAGTATTCTGTACTTATGTCCTAACAAACATATACTGAAAGACGCATCATCAGGATTAGAGGCTCTTATAAATTGTGCTACTGTAGGAAACGATATGAAG GTTCGTTGGAATGCATGTCGAGCTCTAGGATTAGTTTTAAGTAACAATCCAGATAATATATTACAACCTTCTTGGCGG GATCAAGTGTTTCCTGTATTGTGTAACTTAATTTGCGATAGTCCGAACTTCAAAGTGCGTACTAACGCAGCATGGGCGTTATATTCCTGTAACTCATAcggaaaatatattataactttaTGGAAGAGTCTTATCTTAGCATTTGAAAATTCTCAGCATGTACCGAGTTACATCGAATATCCTCACCGTGACGCTCTTATTCAACag CTATGCCTTACTCTTAGCCATGTGGCTACTTGTACAGAAGTGTCAGATTTGCAAAATCTTTGGACAGAAATAAGCGAACATGTAGATGATGTTTCGAACTATGTGAAACAGTTCCAG GACATAATTGTGCCTGAAAAAATGGGAGATTTAATAAAAGCAAAATctcaattagaaaaatatatgagaAGTGCTTCATTATTAGAAGAACGAAAGATTGCTCAAGTCTTAGCAAGTATTTTTGAAAGAACTAAGAGATATGACAACCTAGATAGTGCTGTCTTAACTTAA
- the LOC100643973 gene encoding HEAT repeat-containing protein 6 isoform X2, whose product MALTQVDSTDYITKFDCIVEKLLVLTKRRKDNETKLINNYLYDLNNLDYRYLTSLNNDAVQLLIEQLCIIITPAETVLIQNFCKLLVNIAQNNIELQEQTFIYCNEWIIEVFKSALPITHNNMLLTLKSLLTNKQFGNINHYLKLLIEDDQLLKKYLNLSHVQWSEIHYSAISCLEGILLSYNNTFIAKELIYIIKDITLDIVSSSLYLNENKYYHTKILCSCLHILQIIAVNEMLPHSIDFMGEILGVVQAFLFYGLKDYPLIKPQLLRPAVMNLPERIHIIPKCKNLKNHKAKVRKQPIKKVGTEVKNNTVPECKGVSLYSSDSDTSDTESNNSVFMDSKVRLESVRLLQVLVENSPSREIFGFWPQIVATGSQSNARVLTRSILKECVSKVKQHMLSTLTELLVDAKPFLMHAEDVHHTSFITFFGIVCLMIKELHFTLCLILNGETNVAVLTHGLKCAAALVQGTPYTRLKTGLVTKLMRNCRPYIFHKDPTVRVAALSVFEAIASCDPVTPEIFEILVKQSAVNIASDQPVNISVSDNTEEDEEGEEEIDIEDLKNNLIHEYNNELFKETNICFLIHVCLENISNKIMSTPVRLQSLKLIGRMAFSTGSLVFPHTELITMTLVGIIQDSETQIILHACRALEIMAGCLMNIDSEDKNVSIFWNIIFDPITSLLQHPQTIIREAACDCLGSINSIIFAQLQRQKAVLIITILFGAVRDKESAVRAAGLRALGMLVTLPALKEETGFLMDLADIVCLTADDKNLGVRIKGAWALANLCNCLSKETNHKEVEPIPLEMLLPQIYQVSIKASKDNDKVKCNAVRALGSILYLCPNKHILKDASSGLEALINCATVGNDMKVRWNACRALGLVLSNNPDNILQPSWR is encoded by the exons atggcTTTAACACAAGTTGATTCTACAGATTATATCACTAAATTTGATTGTATAGTAGAAAAACTACTTGTATTGACAAAAAGGAGGAAAGATAATGAAACAAAGTTGATCAACAATTACCTTTATGATCTCAATAATCTTGATTATCGATATTTGACAAGTTTAAATAATGAT GCAGTGCAATTGCTGATTGAACAATTATGTATTATCATTACGCCTGCAGAAACTGTTTTGAtacaaaatttttgtaaattattagtCAATATAGCTCAAAACAATATTGAGCTTCAAGAACAAACATTTATATATTGCAACGAATGGATTATAGAAGTTTTTAAATCTGCCTTACCAATTACGCATAATAATATGCTTTTAACCTTAAAAAgtttattaacaaataaacaatttggTAATATTAATCAT tatttgaaattattaattgaagATGATCAGTTActaaaaaagtatttaaatctGTCTCATGTACAATGGTCTGAAATTCACTATAGTGCAATTAGTTGTTTAGAAGGAATTTTACTGAGCTATAATAACACTTTCATAGCAAAAGAATTGATATATATCATTAAAGATATCACACTAGAtattgtttcttcttctttatatttaaatgagaataaatattatcatacGAAA atattatGTTCGTGCTTACATATTCTGCAAATAATAGCAGTTAATGAAATGTTGCCACATTCCATTGATTTTATGGGAGAAATTTTGGGAGTAGTGcaagcatttttattttatggtcTCAAGGATTATCCTCTCATAAAACCACAGCTACTTCGTCCTGCAGTAATGAATCTTCCAGAACGAATTCATATAATTCCTAAATGTAAGAATTTGAAGAATCACAAAgcaaaagtaagaaaacaaccaATTAAAAAGGTTGGTACTGAAGTAAAAAATAACACTGTACCAGAATGCAAAGGAGTTAGCTTATATTCAAGTGATTCTGATACCTCAGATACTGAAAGTAATAATTCTGTCTTTATGGATTCTAAAGTAAGATTAGAATCTGTACGGTTACTACAAGTACTCGTTGAGAATTCACCAAGTCGTGAAATATTTGGATTTTGGCCACAAATTGTTGCCACTGGATCACAAAGCAATGCTAGAGTATTGACTAGAAGTATTCTAAAGGAATGTGTATCTAAAGTGAAGCAACATATGCTAAGCACACTAACAGAATTATTGGTAGATGCTAAACCTTTTCTAATGCATGCAGAAGATGTTCATCATACATCTTTTATTACCTTTTTTGGCATAGTATGCCTAATGATAAAAGAATTGCATTTCACattatgtttgattttaaatggtGAAACAAATGTAGCTGTTTTAACTCATGGTTTAAAATGTGCTGCTGCTTTAGTTCAAGGCACACCATATACACGTTTGAAAACAGGACTTGTTACAAAATTAATGAGAAATTGTAGACCATACATATTTCACAAAG ATCCAACAGTTCGTGTTGCTGCACTGTCAGTTTTTGAAGCTATTGCTTCCTGTGATCCAGTAACCccagaaatatttgaaatactcGTAAAGCAATCTGCTGTAAACATAGCATCAGATCAACCTGTGAATATTTCAGTTAGTGACAATacagaagaagatgaagaaggagaagaagagatAGATATTGAAGatctgaaaaataatttgatacATGAATACAATAATGAATTAttcaaagaaacaaatatttgttttctaATTCATGTTTGTTtggaaaatatatcaaataag ATAATGAGTACACCTGTTCGTCTTCAATCACTAAAATTAATTGGTAGAATGGCATTTAGTACTGGAAGTCTTGTGTTTCCACATACAGAGTTAATTACAATGACTTTAGTAGGAATCATACAAGATTCTGAAACACAAATAATCTTACACGCTTGTCGTGCTCTAGAAATTATGGCTGGTTGTCTCATGAATATTGATTCAGAggataaaaatgtttcaatattttggaatattatatttgatCCTATAACGTCCCTTCTTCAACATCCACAAACAATAATAAGAGAAGCTGCATGTGATTGTCTAGGCAGtattaattctattatatttgCCCAACTTCAG AGACAGAAAGCAGTTTTAatcattacaatattatttgGCGCAGTACGTGATAAAGAAAGTGCTGTAAGAGCTGCTGGATTGCGAGCATTAGGAATGTTAGTCACATTACCTGCATTGAAAGAAGAAACTGGGTTTTTAATGGATTTAGCTGATATAGTTTGTTTAACTGCTGATGATAAAAATCTTGGCGTTCGTATCAAGGGAGCCTGGGCATTAGCTAATTTATGCAATTGCCTCTCTAAAGAAAC AAATCACAAAGAAGTAGAACCTATTCCTTTGGAAATGTTATTACCACAAATTTATCAAGTCAGTATTAAAGCATCTAAGGACAATGATAAAGTAAAATGCAATGCTGTTCGGGCTCTTGGAAGTATTCTGTACTTATGTCCTAACAAACATATACTGAAAGACGCATCATCAGGATTAGAGGCTCTTATAAATTGTGCTACTGTAGGAAACGATATGAAG GTTCGTTGGAATGCATGTCGAGCTCTAGGATTAGTTTTAAGTAACAATCCAGATAATATATTACAACCTTCTTGGCGG taG
- the LOC100643733 gene encoding 60S ribosomal protein L14 — MPFQRFVESGRVAYVSDGPYKGKLVAIVDIIDQNRVLVDGPASNVPRCEMRLNELHLTKFRIRFPYTGSTRVVRKAWEAANINDLWKQTMWARKVEAKKKRLELSDFDRFKLRKARQIRNKIRTVAFYRLKKKVKKVKATGASKKVEKK, encoded by the exons ATG CCGTTCCAAAGGTTTGTAGAATCTGGTCGCGTCGCTTATGTGAGCGATGGCCCGTACAAGGGTAAACTTGTTGCTATTGTAGACATTATCGATCAAAATCGG GTTTTGGTTGATGGTCCTGCTTcaaatgtcccacgttgtgagATGAGGTTAAATGAGCTCCACCTAACTAAATTCCGTATACGTTTCCCATATACTGGATCCACCCGTGTTGTACGTAAGGCATGGGAAGCTGCAAATATTAATGACCTTTGGAAACAGACTATGTGGGCAAGAAAAGTTGAAGCTAAGAAGAAA CGTTTGGAACTTAGTGATTTTGACCGCTTTAAGCTAAGAAAAGCAAGACAGatcagaaataaaataagaaccGTTGCGTTTTACAGATTGAAAAAGAAGGTTAAGAAAGTAAAGGCTACTGGTGCCAGTAAAAAAGTGgagaaaaaatga
- the LOC100643367 gene encoding KIF-binding protein yields the protein MESKGKIANIRAKFKDVQKLLDDLEKHKMRNEPYKIKYQAIEVLNSMEVDLTNILMDMPEEEKGEEIVMLAVVHLNLGLLHVDTEEFKTGEEQFMKCIKLLKKKELEPEAVLPVLSALNQLGIIWSQWNQPTKAKDFLERAKKIYNDFIDTNNSCRDLINMAQNFGIEQVKSELSPKDVLEKIHTLTLYYLAQVYRSLKDHRQSAIYCHMTLCRQLGQNDIMQDLDYIDWALNAATLSQYLMENTSFTQARHHLAAAAYILQKYEDILKEKTKNNGESEALAAEWENFNHRSADVARCWAKYGILLLMLSKERLLHKTESEQNNDQLNRDSSKIIDDLRFNVLEKKIESIANQITDKYLLDFEDARLVFLNVQKWLEQAKTYYTLENHASDHTSIIQDISVTYKYLAFFEEHEDRQAKMHKRRIDMLENVIKELNPQYYESACRQIWFELGEIYSDILDIKLDRLRSSDEKPAPQALTKINHLAKSSIKNFQAFLDSLHIRNSSSGIQEFPDEIMQPALFSYFHLGRLYNKIISPDKNIQLQNTQQSINAYRFIIDYCEKYPKAAEVMKVELNLCKELVNLSVLKSNHYQSK from the coding sequence ATGGAGTCGAAAGGTAAAATTGCAAACATACGAGCAAAATTCAAGGATGTTCAAAAATTATTGGATGATCTTGAAAAACATAAAATGAGAAACGAaccgtataaaataaaatatcaggcAATCGAAGTATTAAACTCGATGGAAGTAGATCTGACTAACATTTTGATGGATATGCCAGAGGAGGAAAAAGGGGAGGAGATAGTAATGCTTGCTGTAGTACACTTAAATCTTGGTTTATTACATGTCGATACGGAAGAATTTAAAACAGGCGAAGAACAATTcatgaaatgtataaaattattgaaaaaaaaagagctAGAACCAGAAGCTGTTTTACCAGTATTAAGTGCTTTGAATCAGTTGGGTATTATATGGTCCCAATGGAATCAACCTACAAAAGCAAAAGACTTTTTAGAACGAGCAAAGAAAATCTATAATGACTTTATAGATACTAATAACTCATGTAGAGACCTCATTAATATGGCCCAGAATTTTGGCATTGAACAAGTTAAATCTGAACTAAGTCCTAAAGATGTGTTAGAGAAAATTCatactttaacgttatattatttagCTCAGGTATATCGTTCCTTGAAAGATCATCGTCAGTCTGCAATATATTGTCACATGACCCTGTGCAGACAATTAGGTCAAAATGACATTATGCAAGATTTAGATTATATCGATTGGGCACTGAACGCAGCCACATTGTCGCAATACCTTATGGAAAATACTAGTTTTACTCAAGCAAGACATCATTTAGCAGCTGCAGCttacatattacaaaaatatgaagatatattgaaagagaaaactaaaaataatGGGGAAAGCGAAGCACTTGCAGCTGAGTGGGAAAATTTTAATCACAGAAGTGCAGACGTTGCCAGATGTTGGGCCAAATATGGAATTTTGCTTCTGATGTTATCAAAAGAAAGACTTTTACACAAAACAGAATCAGAACAGAATAATGATCAGTTGAATAGGGATTCCTCAAAGATAATTGATGACCTAAGGTTCAATGTCCTAGAAAAAAAGATAGAGTCAATTGCTAATCAGATTacggataaatatttattagattttGAAGATGCTAGATTAGTCTTTCTAAATGTTCAAAAATGGTTAGAGCAAGCTAAAACATATTATACTTTAGAAAATCATGCATCTGATCATACATCAATTATACAAGATATTTCTGTAACTTATAAATATTTGGCATTCTTTGAAGAGCATGAAGACAGGCAAGCAAAAATGCACAAAAGGAGAATAGACATGTTAGAAAATGTTATCAAAGAGTTAAACCCTCAGTATTATGAATCTGCTTGCAGACAAATTTGGTTTGAATTAGGAGAAATATATTCTGATATTCTTGATATAAAACTTGACCGCTTACGATCGTCCGATGAAAAACCTGCACCACAAGCGCTAACAAAAATTAATCACTTAGCAAAAAGTTCCATAAAGAATTTTCAAGCGTTTCTCGATTCCTTACATATTCGTAATTCTAGTTCTGGTATACAAGAATTTCCTGATGAAATAATGCAACCAGccttattttcttactttcacCTTGGCAGattgtacaataaaattatatctccTGACAAAAACATCCAATTGCAAAATAcgcaacaaagtattaatgCATATAGATTTATAATTGATTATTGTGAAAAATATCCTAAAGCAGCTGAGGTGAtgaaagtagaattaaatctaTGCAAAGAATTGGTAAATTTATCGGTACTTAAATCAAATCATTATCAATCAAAGTAA
- the LOC105666037 gene encoding LOW QUALITY PROTEIN: vasopressin V1b receptor-like (The sequence of the model RefSeq protein was modified relative to this genomic sequence to represent the inferred CDS: substituted 1 base at 1 genomic stop codon) gives MPFQKRKIFCKIIXFLQPLDLYLNIFILTTMIIDRYYAICNSLNYYNVISKKSTIMVYCPWVIAILLCLPQFKALINTVKQTIALIILYLITKTSFIGYSLWATCN, from the exons ATGCC ATttcagaaaagaaaaatattttgtaaaattatataatttttacaacCACTAGATCTTTATTTAAACATATTCATTCTGACAACAATGATAATTGATAGATATTACGCAATTTGTAATTCtcttaattattataatgttatCTCCAAAAAATCCACGATTATGGTATATTGTCCGTGGGTTATCGCAATTCTCTTATGCCTGCCGCAA TTTAAGGCTTTGATTAATACCGTAAAGCAAACCATAgcattaatcattttatatttaattacgaaAACGTCATTTATCGGATATTCACTGTGGGCAACgtgcaattaa